The genomic segment GCAGGCTGGGTGCCATGTCGCCGACGAAGTGCCCGCACACGCCGCGGTGCGCGTCGTAGGCCTCGCCGAGCACGTGCCGGAACTCGCCGAGCAGGCCCGGGCGCCGGGCCTCCAGCCACTGCCAGGCGGGGCCGCTGCGGCCCAGTTCCACGATGAGCGCCTCGTGGTCGCGCCAGTGCAGGCCGCTCATCTTCGGCGGGGCGACGGGCGGCATCAGGGTGGGCCGGATCTGCTCGTTGTACTGGTCGCGGTTGGCGCTGCCGGCGTAGGCGAGCGCGCCGTGGCAGCCGCGCATCAGTTCCACGGTGGCGGCGGCGGCCGCCGCGGCGGCGCCGGGGTCGGCGTGTTCGGCGCTGTTCTGCAGGACGCGGGCGGCGGTGGTGGCGGCCTGCGCGAACACCATGAACACGTGGTGTCCGCGCACCCAGCGGCGCAGCGCGTCCTGCGGTGCGGGGGCCGCGGGCGGTCCGGCGGCGGGCATCGCGCTCACCGCGGGGGCGCGGCCGGGGTCGGCGAGCCAGCCGAAGAGGGCGTCGAAGCCGCCGAGGAAGCGCTGCCAGGTCGGGGCGTCGAGGTCGCTGCCGTGGTCGGCGGCCACCTCCAGGATGCCGATGAGGGCGTGGACGCCGGCGTCGACGAGGAGTTCGGCGGCCGGGCCGCGGGTGCGGACGATGCCGAAGGCGAGGTCGTTGTCCCCGTTGGCCTCCGACTCCTCGGGGTCCTCGCCGACCGGTCCGGTGCCGGTGGGGGTCAGCTCGTCCCGGGCGGTGCGGGCGGCGGACAGGAGGCCGGCGAGGCTGTCCCGGGCGCCGGGCCCGGACAGCCGGCCGAGGACCTGTGCCGCCCGGCCGGCGGCGGCGTCGCGGATCCGCGGGCCGGTGGCGGGCAGTTCCTCGGGGCGGCCGAGCAGGAAGGGCACCGTGGCCACCTGGGCCACGTAGTCGGGCCGGCCTGAGGGCGCGGTGTGGTCGAGGTCGGTCATCGGGTCTCCCCTGCGGTCCAGGCGTCGGGCACGATGTCGGCGGGCGCGGGCATGAACCCGGTGCGGACCAGGTAGTCCAGGACGGCGTGCGCGTCGGCCTCGGTGGTCGGCGGGCAGTGCACGTCGCTGCCCTGGAGCATGCGCAGTGTCCGGGCGCATTCGAGGGCGGGCCGGACCTCGTGCAGGTACTTGGGGTCCAGGGCCCGGTGCGGCTCGGCCTCGGCGTCCTTGATCAGCGGTACCAGCGGGTACAGCAGGTGGCCCGGGCCGACGCCGAGGGCCCGCCGCCTGCCCTCCTCGAAGGGCACGGTGTCGAACTCGTAGCCGTAGCTTCTGATCCAGTCGCAGAAGGTGCGCAGCGGCACCGGTGCGGGGTTGAACAGGTGGTAGAAGCCGCCGAGGGCTTCGGGTTTGCCGGAGATGTGCACGATGGCCCGGGCGACGTGGTCGACGGGGATGACGTCGAAGATGCGGGGGTAGTCGGGCAGGATCCGCATCGGCAGGTAGCCGCGCAGGGCGACCAGCAGGTAGTCGATGGTCTGGGTGGCGCCGTTGCGGGTGTGGCCCAGGATGAGGCCGGGGCGGTAGACGCAGACGGGGATGCCGCGTTTGCGGGCCTCGTTGACGACTTTCTCGGCGACCCACTTGCTGCCGGTGTAGCCGGCCGGGACGCCGACCGCGGAGTTCAGCGGGGCGTCGGTCTCCAGGAACGGGCGGGGCATGTGGGTGGCGAGCAGGGTGTCGATGGTGGAGACGTGGTGGACGCTCTTCAGCCGGGTGGTGCAGGCCAGTTCGATGACCCGCTGGGTGCCGCCGACGTTGGCGGCCTTGAGCGCGGAGTAGGGGTAGACGAAGTTGACCAGGGCGCCGTTGTGGTAGATGACGTCGACGGTGGCCGCCAGGTCGTGCCACTGCCGCGGGGTCAGGCCGAGGCGTTCCTCGGCGAGGTCGCCGCTCACGCAGGTCACCCGGTGGAGCTGGTCGTCGATGTCGATCTCGTAGAGCGCGAAGCCGTCCCGGAGCCGCCGCATGGCGTGTTCGGCGTCGCGGGCCCGGCACAGCGTGACGACCTCGGCGTCCGTGCGGCGCAGGAGCTGCTCCAGGAGGTGGAGTCCGAGGTAGCCGGTGGCGCCGGTGAGGAAGACGCGCCGGGGGTTGTCCCAGTCGGCGCGGGGCAGCCCGTCGGGGGTGATGGACGCGTCCAGGGTGCCGTCGTTCTCCAGCGTCGCGGCGTGCTTGCGGCCGAGGACTCCCGCGATGCCCTCGCGCCGGTACACCTCGATGGTCTCGGCGACGCCGGCGGCGGTCGGGGTGCGGAAGAACTCGTGCAGCGGGATGTCCACGTCGTGCCGGTCGCCGAGCAGGGAGGCCAGCCGGGCGAGCATCAGTGAGGTGCCGCCGGCGTCGAAGAAGTCGGCGTGGAGGTCGACGGCGGCCACGCGCAGCACCTCGGCGAAGGCCTGGGCGACGGAGCGCTCCACGGCGTTGCGGGGCTCGGTGGTGCCCTGGGGTGTGCCGTGGCCCGGCTCGGGTGCGTCGGCGAGGAGTTCGGCGACGCGGCGGCGGTCGGCCTTGCCGTTGGGGGTGCGCGGCAGCTGGTCGACGACCAGGAACCGGTCGGGCACCAGATGGGCGGGCAGCTGCTGGGCGAGGGCCTCGCGGAGCCGCTCGGGCGTGGGACGGCCGTCCTGGCCGTCCTGGCCGGGCAGGACGACGGCGGCGGCCAGCCGGGCGTGCTCGGTGCCGGCGTCCAGGGCGGTGACGCAGGCGTCCAGGACGCCGGGTACGGCGGTGACGGCGCTCTCGACCTCGGACAGTTCGACGCGGTGGCCGCGGATCTTGACCTGGTCGTCGATGCGGCCGAGGAACTGGATGTTCCCGTCGGGCAGCCGGCGGCCCAGGTCGCCGGTGCGGTACAGGCGTCCTGCGGGGGTGTCGAAGGGGTCGGGCAGGAAGCGCCGGGCGGACAGCTCGGGCCGGTCGTGGTAGCCGGCCGCCAGGCCGGCGCCGGTGACGACGATCTCGCCGGGTATGTCGTCGGGTACGGGCCGCAGTTGGGCGTCGACGACGTGGACGCCGGTGTTGTCGACGGCGCGGCCGATCGGCAGCGGCATGGTGCGGGCGCCGGCGGGCACGGTGTAGGCGGTGGCGTCGATGGTGGCCTCGGTGGGCCCGTACAGGTTGACGACGTCCGCGGACCAGGTGGTGGAGATCCGCTCCAGGAGGGTGTCGGTGAGCGGCTCGGCGCCGGACAGGACGAGGCGGACGCGGGTGCAGGCTCCGGCGTCGCGGTGGTCGAGCAGCACGGTGAGCAGGGAGGGGACGCCGCCCAGGACGGTGACCTGCTCGTTGCGGAGGGTCTGCAGCATCGCGTTGGGGTCGGTCATCTGCTCCTGTGCGGCCAGGACGACGCACGCGCCGGCGGCCAGGGGCCAGAACACCGCCCAGATGGCGGGGTCGAAGCTGAAGCTGTGGTTGTGCAGGACCCGGTCGTCGGCGTTCAGCGGCCAGGTGCGCTGCCGCCAGCGCAGGTTGTTGACCACGCTGGAGTGGCGGACGAGGACGCCCTTGGGGCGGCCGGTGGATCCGGAGGTGTAGATCATGTAGGCGGGGGCGTGCGCCGGGACCCGTTCGGGTCTGGCGGGGCCCTGGGTGGGGGTGGCGGGCAGCCGGTCCAGGAGGAGGGTGGGCACGCCGGGGTCGGCGGATCCGGGCACCGAGCTGTCGCTCACCACGAGCGCGGGCCGGGCGTCGGCCAGGAGGTAGCGGACCCGTTCCTCGGGGTAGGCGGCGTCGACGGGTACGAACACGGCGCCCGCGGCGAGGACGGCGAGCAGGGTGGTGACGGTGGCGGGGGTGCGGTGCAGCCAGACGGCGACGCGGTCGCCGGGGCGCACGCCCCGGGCGGCCAGTTCGTCGGCGAGGCGGGTGGCGCCGGCCCACAGCTGGGCGTAGGTGAGGTGGGTGTCGCTCTGGCGCAGGGCGAGGGCGTCGGGGGTTTCGGCGGCGCGGTCGCGGACCAGGTCGACCAGGGAGTTGCCGCAGTCCTCGATGGGTGTTCCGCGTCCCGCCCGGACGGCGCGGGCGGCCGCGGCGTCGTCGTGCAGGACGACGGTGGCGGGGGTGAGCCGGGCGTCGCCGCCGGGCAGTACGGCGTCGAGGACGGCGGCGAACTGGGAGCCGAGGCCGCGTACGCGCTCTTCGGGGTGCAGGGCGCTGTCGTAGTCGATGCGCAGGTGCAGGGCGTCCTGGTCGGGGCGGAGGGTGAGTTCGAGGTCGTATTCGGTGCCGCCCGCGGCGCCCGGCACGGGGCGGGCCGCGCCGCGCCCGGCGCGGTGGGTGCGCACGACGGTCTGCAGATACGGGGTGCGGCTGAGGTCGCGGCGCGGTGGCGCGCTCTGCACGAGGTGGGCGAAGGGCACGTCGGCGGCGGGGGTGCGCAGTTGTGCGGCGACCTCGGTGAGGAGGTCGCCGAGCGGGCGGTCGGCGGCGTCGTCCACGCGGACCGGGCGCAGGGTGTCCAGCGGGCCGGCCACGGCGGCCAGTTCGGCGGGCCGGCCGGTGCGGACGCCGCACTGGGCGGCGCCCGTGGCCTGGTTGCGCAGGAGCACGGTGAGCCAGGCGGTGGCGGCGTGCGCGTCGAGGTCGTCGGTGTCCGCGGCGCGGGCGGCGAGGGCGGCGGGCAGCCGCAGTTCCACGCGGGCGTGGGCGTTCTGTTTGACCTCGGGGCGGGGTCCGTGGCCGGGGATGTCGGTGGCGGCGGGACGGGCGAGCTGCCCGGCCCAGGCGGTGAGCCGCTGTTTGAGGCCCTCGTCTGCCAGGGCGGTGCGCTGCGCGGCCAGGGCCGTGGAGAGGGCGTCGGGGGGTTCGGTGACGTCGGCGCCGAGGAGTTCGGCGGCGAGCAGGTCCAGGGAGGTGGCGTCGAGGGCGAGTCGGTGTCCGGCCAGGACGAGTTCGCTGTCCGTGCCGGCGGAGCGCAGCAGCAGGACGCGCAGGAGCGGGCCGTGGCCGAGCGGGAACTCCTCCTGGACCGTGTGGCGCACGAGTTCCTCGACGGCGGCCGGGTCCTGCCGGCTGATGTCGTCGACGGTGCGCATCAGGGGCTGGGCGAAGGGCAGCACCAGGCGGGCGGGGCGGCCGGCGACGTCGACGAAGACGCTGCGCAGCGTCTCGTGCCGGGACACCAGGGTGGCCAGGCGCAGCTGCAGTTCGGCGGGGTCGGTGGCGGCGGGGATGCGGTAGCGGGCGCTGACCACCGCCCAGGCGCCGTCGGCGATGCCGCCCAGCAGCCACAGCCGTTTCTGCTCCGCGGACAGCGGGGCGGCGGCGTCCGCGCCGCGCTCGGCCAGCACCTGCTGCAGGGTCTGGCCGAATGAGGGGGCGTCCTGCTTGCTCACTGCACAACCTCCTGGTGAACGGGGACTTGGCCGGGCACGGTGCGGCGGACGGCGGGGAAGTCCCAGTCGTCGGCGGGGGCCGGCTGCCCCGGGGACGCGGGCTCGGTGTGCTGTGTCGTTCGGCCGTGGGGGCCGTGGAGTGCGGTGTCGTCGCCGTGCAGCTGGCCCACGGTCCGGGCGAGCCGGGCGACGGTCGGTTCGATGAAGAACTCGGCCACGGGCACGCGGGTGCCGAGGTCGTCGTCGATGCGTTGCAGCAGCCGGGCGGCGAGCATGGAGTGGCCGCCCAGGCCGAAGAAGTCGTCGTGGATGCCGACTTCGGGCAGGCCCAGGAGTTCGCACCACAGCCGGGCGACGGCGCGTTCGGCGCCGGTGGAGGGTGCGACGCGCTCGTGGCCGCCGTCCAGGCGCCGTCCGCTGCCGGGCAGGGCACGCCGGTCGACCTTGCCGTTGGGGTTGAGCGGCACGGCGTCGAGCGCGTACAGCTCGGTGGGGAGATACGCGGCGGGCAGCACCTGGGCGAGGCGGCCGCGCAGGGCCGTCGCCGCGTCGGGGGCGTCGAGGGCGTCGCCGTCGGCGACGAGGAAGGCGGCGATGCGGGCGGCGCCGCGCGGATCGAGGACGGTGGCCGCGGCGTGGCGTATGCCGGGCAGGGCGTGCAGGGCGGCCTCGATCTCGCCGAGTTCGATGCGGTGGCCGCGCACCTTGACCTGGTCGTCGGCGCGGCCCACGAACTCGATCAGGCCGTCGGGGCGGACCCGCACCAGGTCGCCGGTGCGGTAGAGGCGTTCGCCGGTGCGGTCGGGGTCGGGCACGAAGCGGGCGGCGGTGCGCCGCGGGTCGCCGAGGTAGCCGGTGGCCACGCCGGGCCCGCCGATGAGGAGTTCACCGCAGACGCCGGCCGGGACGGGGCGCAGTGCGGCGTCCGCGACCAGGACGCGGGTGCCGGGCAGGGGGTGGCCGATGGTGACCGGCTCGCCGGGGCGCACGGTGGCGGCGCAGGACCAGATGGTCGTCTCGGTGGGCCCGTACAGGTTGTGGACGTCGGCCGGGGTGCGGGCCAGGGCGTCGGCCAGGTCGGGCGGCAGGGCCTCGCCCCCGGACAGCAGGGTGAAGCCCTGTCTGGGCTGCCAGCCGGCGGACAGGGCGAGCCGCCACACGGCGGGGGTGGCCTGGGCGACGGTGATGCCTGCGGCGCTGAGCCGGTCGGCGAGTTCGACGGCGCCGCGCTGGGCGGAGGCGGGGGCGACGACGACGGTGGCGCCGGTGACCAGGGGCCCGAGCAGTTCGAGCAGGGAGATGTCGAACGCGGTGGTGGTCAGGGCCAGCCACCGGTCGCCGGGGCCCAGTTCGATCCGGCCGGTGAGGGCGTGCAGGAAGGAGGTGAGGCTGGCGTGGCTGACGGCGACGCCCTTGGGGCGTCCCGTGGAGCCGGAGGTGAACATCAGGTAGGCGGTGTCGGGCGGGCGGGCACCGCCGGCGGGCAGCGGCGCGGACGCGACCGCTGCCCGGGCGGCGGCGGGTGAGGGCCGGGCGGGCGGACGGGCGGGGTCGGGGGCCAGGGCGGCGGCGGGCAGGGTGCGGGCCCGGTGGGCGTCGGGGACGGTCGCCGGGTCGGTGGCGACGACGACGGCGGGGGCGGCCTGGTCGAGGATCATCGCGCGCCGCGGCGGCGGGGCCGCCGGGTCGAGGGGCACGTACACCGCCCGGAGCCGCCAGCAGGCGAGCAGGGCCACGACGGTGTCGGCGTCCCGTTCGACGCAGACCGCGACGCGGTCGCCCGCGCCCGCTCCGGCCCGGTGCAGCCGGGCCGCGGCCGTTTCGACGCGGGCGAGCAGGGTGGTGTAGTCGAGGGCGCGGCGCTCGTCGCGGACCGCCTCGGCGTCGGGGTGCCGGCCGGCGATCTCGACGATGCGCGGCCACACCAGCGGCCAGGGCTGCTCCAGCGGTCCGCCGTCGATGCGGGCGGTGGTGTCGCCGCCGACGCCGGTGAGGTCGACCGCGGAGACGGGCACGTCCGCGTCGCGCAGCAGCTGGTTCAGCACGCGGTGGAGCTGGTCGGCGAACCGCTCGGCGGTGGAGTGCTCGAACAGCGCGGTGGCGTACTCCAGGAATCCCTCGAAGGCCCCGGAGCGGTCCTCGAAGAGGAACAGCGACAGATCGACGCGGGCGCTGCCGCAGTCGGCGTCGGTGACGTCGACGTGGAGTCCGGGCAGGTCCCAGCTGCGCCGCACGTCCTGCTGGAGGCCGAACAGCACCTGGAAGAGGGGGTTGCGTTCGGGCATGCGCGGCGGCGCGAGCAGGTCGACGAGTTCACCGAAGGGCAGGTCGGCGTGGTCGAGGACGCCGGTGAGCGTGGTGTAGAGCGTGCGGCTGAGGTCGCCGAGGGTCGGGTCGGTGCGCAGGTCGGCGCGCAGGGGGCAGGTGTTGGCGAGGTATCCGACGGTGCCGGACAGGTCGGGGTGGCCGCGTCCGGCGACGGGCAGGCCGACGAGCAGGTCGTCGCAGCCGCTGGTGCGGGACAGGACGACGACGTACGCGGTGAGCAGTGCGGTGAAGGGGGTGACCCCGTGGGCGGCGGACCAGTCGCGCAGCCGGTCGGCGTAGGCGGGTGCCAGGCGTACGGGGACGCGGGCGCCGGCGTGGGACTGCAGGGCGGGGCGGCGGCGGTCGGTGGGCAGTTCGAGGATGTGGGGGGCGCCGGTGAGGGTGTCGGTCCAGTGGTCGCGGGCCCGCCGGCGGCGCGCGGCCCACTGGGGGTCGGGGGTGCCGTCGTCGTCGGGGGCGCCGCTGTTCCAGACGACGTAGTCGGCGAACTGCAGGGGTTCGGTGTCCGGGTCGAGGCCGCCCTGGGTGTAGGCCTGCAGCAGGTCGCGCAGGACGATCTGCAGGGAGAGCCCGTCGCACACGGCGTGGTGGACGGTCAGCAGCAGCACGTGGTGGTCGTCGGCCAGGCGGGCGAGGAGGCAGCGCAGCAGGGGCGGCTGGGCGAGGTTCCAGGGGCGGCGGGTCTCCTGGCCGAGCAGCCGGTCGAGTTCGCGGCGCCGGCACTCGTCGTCGTCTGCGGCGGTGTCGGTCAGGTCGACCAGGGGCAGGCCGGCGGTGATGCCGGGCACGACGACCTGGGTGAGCCGGCCGTCGACCTGGCGCAGTGCGGTGCGCAGTGCTTCGTGGCGTTCCATGACGCGGTTGAGGGCGGCCTGCAGGGTGGTGTGTTCCAGGGCGCCTTTGAGGTCCAGCCGCAGGGCCAGTGTGTAGGCCCGGCTCGCCGTGGCGTTCATCCGGTCCAGGAACCACAGCCGCTCCTGGCCCGGGGAGGCGGGAAAGAGGTGCGCGTCTGGCGGTATCCGGTCTTTCACTGGGGCTCCAAGGCGTCGCAGCCGAATCGGGGCGGGCGGGCGGTGTCGGGCGGGCGGCGGGAGGCGGCCAGGCCGGGGACGCGGGTCAGGGGGTGCCGCGGCTCCGGCCGGCGGCCGTGTAGCGGCTGCGGTCCAGGCGGCGTGGGGAGCCGGGGGTGGCGGGGGTCGGCGGGGCGGGCTGCCGGGCGAGTTCGCTGAGGTAGGCGGCCTGTTCGGCGACGGTGGTGCGGGTGCGCAGCTCCGTCAGGGGTACGTGGACGTCGAAGGCGCGGCCCAGGAGGTGGGCGAGGCGGCTGAGCATCAGCGAGTGGCCGCCGAGGTCGAGGAATTCGTCGCTCACGGCGACTTCGGTGGTGGGCAGGACCTGCCGCCAGCAGGCGGCGACGCGCCGTTCGGGCTCGTCGCGCGGGGCGATCCGGCTGCCGGTGCGCAGTGCCGAGGCCGGGATGTGGGCGAGGCGGTGGCGGTCGAGTTTGCCGTGCCGGTTGCGTGGGAGTTCCTCCAGGACGGCGTACTGGCCGGGCACCATGTAGCCGGGCAGTTCGCGGCCGAGCCGGCGGCGGATGCCGCGCAGCCAGGGGGCGGGGTCGCCGTCGAGGGGCTGTTCGGGCACCAGGTAGGCGGCCAGGCGGCGGCCGGTGCCCTCGCCCAGTGCCAGGACGGCGGCGTCCTTGAGGGGGGCGACCGTGCGCAGTGCCTTCTCCACGTCGCCGAGTTCGATGCGGAATCCGCGGACCTTGACCTGGTGGTCGGTGCGGCCGATGAACTCCAGCTGTCCGTCGGGCCGCCACCGCACCAGGTCGCCGGTGCGGTACCGGGTGCGGCCGGGGCTGTCGGGGT from the Streptomyces sp. NBC_00310 genome contains:
- a CDS encoding non-ribosomal peptide synthetase family protein; translated protein: MSKQDAPSFGQTLQQVLAERGADAAAPLSAEQKRLWLLGGIADGAWAVVSARYRIPAATDPAELQLRLATLVSRHETLRSVFVDVAGRPARLVLPFAQPLMRTVDDISRQDPAAVEELVRHTVQEEFPLGHGPLLRVLLLRSAGTDSELVLAGHRLALDATSLDLLAAELLGADVTEPPDALSTALAAQRTALADEGLKQRLTAWAGQLARPAATDIPGHGPRPEVKQNAHARVELRLPAALAARAADTDDLDAHAATAWLTVLLRNQATGAAQCGVRTGRPAELAAVAGPLDTLRPVRVDDAADRPLGDLLTEVAAQLRTPAADVPFAHLVQSAPPRRDLSRTPYLQTVVRTHRAGRGAARPVPGAAGGTEYDLELTLRPDQDALHLRIDYDSALHPEERVRGLGSQFAAVLDAVLPGGDARLTPATVVLHDDAAAARAVRAGRGTPIEDCGNSLVDLVRDRAAETPDALALRQSDTHLTYAQLWAGATRLADELAARGVRPGDRVAVWLHRTPATVTTLLAVLAAGAVFVPVDAAYPEERVRYLLADARPALVVSDSSVPGSADPGVPTLLLDRLPATPTQGPARPERVPAHAPAYMIYTSGSTGRPKGVLVRHSSVVNNLRWRQRTWPLNADDRVLHNHSFSFDPAIWAVFWPLAAGACVVLAAQEQMTDPNAMLQTLRNEQVTVLGGVPSLLTVLLDHRDAGACTRVRLVLSGAEPLTDTLLERISTTWSADVVNLYGPTEATIDATAYTVPAGARTMPLPIGRAVDNTGVHVVDAQLRPVPDDIPGEIVVTGAGLAAGYHDRPELSARRFLPDPFDTPAGRLYRTGDLGRRLPDGNIQFLGRIDDQVKIRGHRVELSEVESAVTAVPGVLDACVTALDAGTEHARLAAAVVLPGQDGQDGRPTPERLREALAQQLPAHLVPDRFLVVDQLPRTPNGKADRRRVAELLADAPEPGHGTPQGTTEPRNAVERSVAQAFAEVLRVAAVDLHADFFDAGGTSLMLARLASLLGDRHDVDIPLHEFFRTPTAAGVAETIEVYRREGIAGVLGRKHAATLENDGTLDASITPDGLPRADWDNPRRVFLTGATGYLGLHLLEQLLRRTDAEVVTLCRARDAEHAMRRLRDGFALYEIDIDDQLHRVTCVSGDLAEERLGLTPRQWHDLAATVDVIYHNGALVNFVYPYSALKAANVGGTQRVIELACTTRLKSVHHVSTIDTLLATHMPRPFLETDAPLNSAVGVPAGYTGSKWVAEKVVNEARKRGIPVCVYRPGLILGHTRNGATQTIDYLLVALRGYLPMRILPDYPRIFDVIPVDHVARAIVHISGKPEALGGFYHLFNPAPVPLRTFCDWIRSYGYEFDTVPFEEGRRRALGVGPGHLLYPLVPLIKDAEAEPHRALDPKYLHEVRPALECARTLRMLQGSDVHCPPTTEADAHAVLDYLVRTGFMPAPADIVPDAWTAGETR
- a CDS encoding non-ribosomal peptide synthetase, giving the protein MKDRIPPDAHLFPASPGQERLWFLDRMNATASRAYTLALRLDLKGALEHTTLQAALNRVMERHEALRTALRQVDGRLTQVVVPGITAGLPLVDLTDTAADDDECRRRELDRLLGQETRRPWNLAQPPLLRCLLARLADDHHVLLLTVHHAVCDGLSLQIVLRDLLQAYTQGGLDPDTEPLQFADYVVWNSGAPDDDGTPDPQWAARRRRARDHWTDTLTGAPHILELPTDRRRPALQSHAGARVPVRLAPAYADRLRDWSAAHGVTPFTALLTAYVVVLSRTSGCDDLLVGLPVAGRGHPDLSGTVGYLANTCPLRADLRTDPTLGDLSRTLYTTLTGVLDHADLPFGELVDLLAPPRMPERNPLFQVLFGLQQDVRRSWDLPGLHVDVTDADCGSARVDLSLFLFEDRSGAFEGFLEYATALFEHSTAERFADQLHRVLNQLLRDADVPVSAVDLTGVGGDTTARIDGGPLEQPWPLVWPRIVEIAGRHPDAEAVRDERRALDYTTLLARVETAAARLHRAGAGAGDRVAVCVERDADTVVALLACWRLRAVYVPLDPAAPPPRRAMILDQAAPAVVVATDPATVPDAHRARTLPAAALAPDPARPPARPSPAAARAAVASAPLPAGGARPPDTAYLMFTSGSTGRPKGVAVSHASLTSFLHALTGRIELGPGDRWLALTTTAFDISLLELLGPLVTGATVVVAPASAQRGAVELADRLSAAGITVAQATPAVWRLALSAGWQPRQGFTLLSGGEALPPDLADALARTPADVHNLYGPTETTIWSCAATVRPGEPVTIGHPLPGTRVLVADAALRPVPAGVCGELLIGGPGVATGYLGDPRRTAARFVPDPDRTGERLYRTGDLVRVRPDGLIEFVGRADDQVKVRGHRIELGEIEAALHALPGIRHAAATVLDPRGAARIAAFLVADGDALDAPDAATALRGRLAQVLPAAYLPTELYALDAVPLNPNGKVDRRALPGSGRRLDGGHERVAPSTGAERAVARLWCELLGLPEVGIHDDFFGLGGHSMLAARLLQRIDDDLGTRVPVAEFFIEPTVARLARTVGQLHGDDTALHGPHGRTTQHTEPASPGQPAPADDWDFPAVRRTVPGQVPVHQEVVQ